From a single Candidatus Thermoplasmatota archaeon genomic region:
- a CDS encoding OB-fold nucleic acid binding domain-containing protein: MHKNKDQLYEVVKDLKTKNDFEKEIKKIRKEYDDLLDEDAAALLIVDELGRNKQNICKISDLKSDTECTVFGKITKISESRNFKRKNGSNGMVVNLELSDETGTCKLVLWNKDVELLKNKVIKKGTNVKVVNGYVKDGFNCLELNVGRWGFLEIEPEQVSEINNKKSSDKKVLRGMLVDVEPTRTFFRDNGEIGFVTKIKIKEKNTIRTLTVWDEKVKEIRCFKKGDSIEIDEVDVREKNGKKEEHVNGRSIIRRI, encoded by the coding sequence ATGCATAAAAATAAAGACCAGTTATATGAGGTTGTAAAAGATCTAAAAACAAAAAATGATTTTGAAAAAGAAATAAAAAAAATTAGAAAAGAATACGATGACCTATTAGATGAAGATGCAGCAGCTTTGTTGATTGTAGATGAACTAGGTAGAAACAAACAAAACATATGTAAAATATCAGATTTAAAATCAGATACTGAATGCACAGTGTTCGGTAAAATAACAAAGATTAGTGAATCAAGGAATTTCAAGAGAAAAAATGGTTCTAATGGTATGGTAGTAAACCTTGAGTTATCTGATGAAACTGGTACATGTAAACTGGTTTTGTGGAACAAGGATGTAGAGTTACTAAAAAACAAGGTTATCAAAAAAGGTACAAACGTTAAGGTAGTAAACGGTTATGTTAAAGATGGTTTCAACTGCTTGGAATTAAACGTTGGTAGATGGGGTTTTTTGGAGATAGAACCAGAACAAGTGTCTGAGATAAATAATAAAAAATCTTCTGATAAAAAAGTTTTGAGAGGAATGCTCGTTGATGTTGAGCCTACGCGAACTTTTTTTAGGGATAACGGTGAAATAGGTTTTGTTACAAAAATAAAAATAAAAGAAAAAAACACTATCAGAACACTAACTGTTTGGGATGAAAAAGTAAAAGAGATAAGATGTTTCAAAAAAGGTGACTCCATAGAGATAGATGAGGTTGATGTAAGAGAAAAAAACGGTAAAAAAGAGGAGCACGTAAACGGTAGGAGCATTATACGTAGAATCTAG
- a CDS encoding DUF4346 domain-containing protein, whose translation MVDREIPLITAKKTSQKDVKLDPGGFFVITVLRKNKTIQVEYYSNVYRGKKIVSGKLEKVFVGDKANALCDTIVKNVPSLLPEHYAYLGRELQRAQYALEKSKGYIQDGC comes from the coding sequence ATGGTGGATAGAGAGATACCGTTAATAACAGCGAAAAAAACATCACAAAAAGATGTAAAACTAGACCCAGGTGGGTTTTTTGTTATAACAGTTCTAAGAAAAAATAAAACAATTCAGGTGGAGTATTACTCTAATGTTTATAGAGGAAAAAAAATTGTCTCAGGTAAACTTGAGAAGGTTTTTGTTGGAGATAAAGCAAACGCACTCTGTGATACAATTGTGAAAAACGTGCCGAGTTTACTACCTGAGCATTACGCTTATCTCGGTAGGGAGCTGCAGAGGGCGCAGTATGCCCTTGAAAAAAGCAAGGGATACATCCAGGATGGTTGCTAG
- a CDS encoding uroporphyrinogen decarboxylase family protein, protein MEKIKTSVVGSYPVKIDTMDIMMNYFNQKENKTWNKYIKNAVDDMNRAGIDILSDGQTRDPFIQLFARRLKGCRIRDRVEVIDKIQYDGPITVDDQKYVRTIIPKNRMLKGVITGPFTLSKSCINIHYKDEKTMAFDFAYALKQEAEKLEKHVDMISIDEPFFSNEMPDYGKELIGVITEKIRCPTILHACGDVSEVIPDLLDMPVDILSHEFKASPHLLNEFREYSFSKKLCLGSVRSDNQMVESVEEIVKHIRKAVDIFGEKIVQVSPDCGQRLLPRESAYEKLRNLVKAGEIINGG, encoded by the coding sequence ATGGAAAAAATCAAAACAAGCGTAGTTGGATCATACCCAGTAAAAATCGATACCATGGACATTATGATGAATTATTTTAACCAAAAAGAAAACAAAACTTGGAACAAATACATAAAAAACGCTGTAGATGATATGAATAGAGCAGGGATAGATATTTTATCTGATGGACAGACAAGAGACCCGTTTATACAGCTTTTTGCTAGGAGGCTAAAAGGCTGCAGGATCAGAGACCGGGTGGAAGTAATCGATAAAATACAATATGATGGTCCTATAACAGTTGATGACCAAAAATATGTTAGAACCATTATACCAAAAAATAGGATGCTCAAAGGTGTTATAACGGGGCCTTTTACATTAAGTAAATCATGCATAAATATTCATTATAAAGACGAAAAAACAATGGCTTTTGATTTCGCATACGCTCTTAAACAAGAAGCAGAAAAACTTGAGAAACACGTTGACATGATTAGTATAGATGAACCTTTTTTTTCAAACGAGATGCCAGACTATGGGAAGGAATTAATTGGTGTAATAACAGAGAAAATACGTTGCCCCACTATTCTTCATGCATGTGGTGACGTATCAGAAGTTATACCTGATTTGTTGGATATGCCTGTGGATATATTATCACATGAGTTCAAAGCCTCGCCACATCTACTAAATGAATTCAGAGAATACTCTTTCTCTAAAAAATTATGTCTGGGTTCTGTACGATCAGACAACCAGATGGTTGAGAGTGTGGAAGAAATAGTAAAACATATTAGAAAAGCTGTTGATATATTTGGAGAAAAAATCGTGCAAGTATCACCAGACTGTGGCCAAAGATTGTTGCCGAGAGAAAGTGCCTATGAGAAGCTTAGGAATCTTGTTAAAGCAGGTGAGATAATAAATGGTGGATAG